The proteins below are encoded in one region of Paraburkholderia phenazinium:
- a CDS encoding BPSL1445 family SYLF domain-containing lipoprotein, whose protein sequence is MQRRNFMLKTTAALAFGSLALAGCTTSSGTPDNAATNMSKRQSIDSSVDGTMSRLFQTVPGSRELVSKARGVLVFPSVLQAGFIVGGQYGEGSLKVGGGTVGYYSTVSGSFGLQAGAQSKAIIFLFMTQDALDKFRNTDGWSAGGDASVALVKMGANGAIDTTTATAPVEVFILTNAGLMGDVSINGTKVSRLHI, encoded by the coding sequence ATGCAAAGACGAAACTTCATGCTGAAGACTACCGCTGCGCTAGCTTTCGGAAGCCTTGCACTCGCTGGATGCACCACGTCGTCAGGCACCCCCGACAACGCGGCGACCAACATGTCGAAGCGGCAGTCGATTGACTCCAGCGTCGATGGGACGATGTCGCGCCTCTTCCAGACGGTGCCCGGCTCGCGTGAGCTCGTGTCGAAGGCGCGTGGCGTACTGGTATTCCCGTCGGTGCTGCAAGCCGGCTTTATCGTCGGCGGCCAGTATGGCGAAGGCTCGCTGAAGGTCGGCGGCGGCACGGTCGGCTACTACAGCACGGTCTCGGGCTCGTTCGGCCTGCAGGCCGGCGCGCAGTCGAAGGCCATCATCTTCCTGTTCATGACGCAGGACGCGCTCGACAAATTCCGCAATACCGACGGCTGGTCGGCAGGCGGCGATGCCTCAGTCGCTCTCGTCAAGATGGGCGCGAACGGCGCGATCGACACCACTACGGCCACCGCACCGGTCGAAGTGTTCATCCTCACCAATGCTGGTCTGATGGGCGATGTTTCGATCAACGGCACGAAGGTGTCGCGCCTGCATATCTAG
- a CDS encoding glycosyltransferase family 4 protein: MRIAQIAPLTESVPPKLYGGTERVVSYITEALVDLGHDVTLFASGDSVTSAKLEAVWPRALRLDPGIRDRIAPHMLLMELVRRQADQFDVLHFHMDYYSFSVFKRQDTPFVTTLHGRLDLPEQQPVFDTFNTAPVISISNSQRHPLPQAKWLTTVYHGLPENLYTPQPVEQKYLAFLGRISPEKRVDTAIRIAGRCGLPIRIAAKVDSADLEYFERDIKPLLDLPYVEFIGEIADNQKAEFLSGAHALLFPIDWPEPFGLVMIEAMACGTPVIGFNRGAVPEVLDDGVTGFIVEDEIGAVAAVNRLHKVPRAGVREHFEARFTSHRMAQEYVQAYQSVIRAQKRSRFKVIDTTTTPR; the protein is encoded by the coding sequence ATGAGAATTGCTCAGATCGCCCCCTTGACCGAATCGGTGCCGCCCAAGCTATATGGCGGGACCGAGCGCGTCGTGTCGTACATTACCGAGGCGCTGGTAGACCTCGGCCACGACGTGACGCTGTTTGCCAGCGGCGACTCGGTGACCTCCGCAAAACTCGAGGCTGTGTGGCCGCGCGCCCTGCGGCTCGACCCCGGCATCCGGGACCGCATCGCGCCACATATGCTGCTGATGGAACTGGTGCGCCGCCAGGCGGACCAGTTCGACGTGCTCCATTTTCACATGGACTATTACTCGTTCTCGGTGTTCAAACGCCAGGACACACCGTTCGTTACGACGCTGCACGGCCGCCTCGATTTGCCCGAGCAGCAGCCCGTGTTCGACACGTTCAACACCGCACCGGTGATCTCGATATCGAATTCGCAGCGTCACCCCTTGCCGCAGGCCAAATGGCTGACCACGGTGTATCACGGGCTGCCTGAGAACCTCTACACGCCGCAACCGGTGGAGCAGAAGTATCTGGCCTTCCTCGGCCGCATCTCGCCGGAAAAGCGCGTCGACACGGCGATCCGCATTGCGGGCCGCTGCGGCCTGCCGATCCGGATCGCGGCCAAGGTCGACAGTGCTGACCTCGAATACTTCGAGCGCGATATCAAACCGCTGCTGGATCTGCCGTATGTGGAATTTATCGGCGAGATCGCCGATAACCAGAAGGCCGAATTTCTGTCGGGCGCGCATGCGCTGCTGTTCCCGATCGACTGGCCCGAGCCGTTCGGTCTCGTGATGATCGAGGCGATGGCCTGCGGCACACCGGTTATCGGCTTCAATCGCGGGGCCGTGCCGGAAGTACTGGACGACGGCGTGACAGGCTTTATCGTCGAGGACGAGATTGGCGCAGTGGCTGCCGTGAACCGTCTGCACAAGGTGCCGCGTGCCGGCGTGCGCGAGCACTTCGAGGCGCGCTTCACGTCGCACCGGATGGCGCAGGAGTATGTCCAGGCGTATCAGTCGGTGATTCGCGCGCAAAAGCGTTCACGCTTCAAGGTGATCGACACGACCACCACGCCGCGTTGA
- a CDS encoding AAA family ATPase, whose translation MLTTLAIANYRSLREVIAPLGPLNIVTGPNGSGKSSVYRALRLLAMTARGGVIASLAREGGLPSTLWAGPERFSRAMLSGELPVQGVRRDDPVNLRLGFAGDQFGYAIDLGLPTIKPTTTAFSLDPVIKRECIWSGPLLRPSAMLVDRHGPTLRTRDDSGEWQTIPQPVASFDSMMTEFSDPRTAPEMIAVREQIRSWRFYDHFRTDSESPVRLPQIGTHTPVLGDDGSDLAAALQTIREIGDAAALDDAIDDAFPGASIAVINLDGRFEVTMHQHGLLRPLKGAELSDGTLRYLLLVAALLTPRPPALLVLNEPETSLHPDLLPALARLIARASRHSQVLVVSHAARLIAALEREDGSQSIVLEKQLGATRIAGADALDMPPWKWPSR comes from the coding sequence ATGCTGACCACGCTGGCGATTGCCAACTATCGTTCGTTGCGGGAAGTGATCGCGCCGCTCGGTCCGTTGAATATTGTCACCGGGCCCAACGGCAGCGGCAAATCGAGCGTGTATCGCGCATTGCGGCTACTGGCGATGACGGCGCGCGGCGGTGTGATTGCCTCGCTGGCGCGCGAAGGCGGCTTGCCATCGACGCTCTGGGCCGGCCCCGAACGCTTCTCGCGCGCCATGCTGAGCGGCGAGCTACCGGTGCAGGGCGTGCGGCGCGACGATCCGGTCAATCTGCGGCTCGGCTTTGCCGGCGACCAGTTCGGTTACGCCATCGACCTCGGTTTGCCGACCATCAAGCCGACGACGACGGCGTTCTCGCTCGACCCGGTCATCAAGCGCGAATGCATCTGGAGCGGTCCGCTGCTGCGGCCCTCGGCGATGCTGGTGGACCGCCACGGCCCGACGCTGCGCACCCGTGACGACAGCGGCGAGTGGCAGACCATCCCGCAGCCGGTGGCGAGCTTCGACAGCATGATGACGGAGTTCTCCGACCCGCGCACCGCGCCGGAGATGATCGCGGTGCGCGAGCAGATCCGCTCGTGGCGCTTCTACGACCATTTCCGCACCGATAGCGAATCGCCCGTGCGCCTGCCGCAGATCGGCACGCACACGCCGGTGCTTGGCGACGACGGCTCGGATCTCGCCGCAGCGCTGCAGACGATCCGCGAAATCGGCGACGCCGCCGCGCTTGACGACGCTATCGACGACGCCTTTCCCGGCGCCAGCATCGCGGTGATCAACCTCGACGGCCGCTTCGAAGTGACGATGCATCAGCACGGGCTATTGCGTCCGCTCAAGGGCGCCGAGTTGTCCGACGGCACCCTGCGCTATCTGCTGCTGGTGGCGGCGTTGCTGACGCCGCGCCCACCCGCCTTGCTGGTGCTGAACGAACCGGAGACGAGTCTGCATCCCGATCTGCTGCCGGCATTGGCACGGCTGATTGCCCGGGCCTCGCGCCATTCGCAGGTGCTGGTGGTGTCGCACGCGGCGCGCCTCATTGCCGCGCTCGAACGGGAAGACGGCAGCCAGTCGATCGTGCTCGAAAAGCAGCTCGGCGCCACCCGGATTGCCGGAGCGGATGCACTCGATATGCCGCCGTGGAAGTGGCCCTCCCGATAA
- the otsA gene encoding alpha,alpha-trehalose-phosphate synthase (UDP-forming), giving the protein MGRLIVVSNRVATPTETKGSAGGLAVGVFGALKDAGGVWFGWSGDVVSETVANAGPTLEQEGAVTFATVGLTRKDYDQYYRGFSNATLWPVFHYRNDLARYEREEYAGYRRVNAWLAHRLIKLLEPDDIIWVHDYHLIPFAEALRSEGITNRIGFFLHIPFPAPQILLNIPPHEELAKSLCCYDLLGFQTATDELAFHDYLVRHARGSVTADGHAEAFGRRLRTGVYRIGVFPDEIAEQAQRYESRQHVLDLKQSLEGRKLIMSVDRLDYSKGLVERFRAFEHLLERSPEWRGNVTLVQIAPPTRSDVATYQQIRQDLEYEAGRINGRYSGLDYTPIRYLNQRYDRWKLMSLFRESQIGFVTPLHDGMNLVAKEYVAAQNPDDPGVLVLSVFAGAAAELSGALLVNPHDAVGMCEALQRALSMPLEARQRRHEINMEALRKNDLGVWRDSFLHDLRSVPLHGAGAAGRSS; this is encoded by the coding sequence ATGGGCAGGCTGATCGTCGTATCGAATCGTGTGGCAACCCCGACGGAAACCAAAGGATCGGCAGGGGGGCTAGCGGTCGGCGTATTCGGTGCATTGAAAGACGCGGGGGGCGTGTGGTTCGGCTGGAGCGGCGACGTCGTCAGCGAAACCGTCGCCAACGCTGGTCCGACGCTCGAGCAGGAAGGTGCTGTGACCTTCGCTACCGTCGGGCTCACGCGCAAGGACTACGATCAGTATTACCGCGGTTTTTCGAACGCGACGCTGTGGCCGGTCTTCCACTATCGCAACGATCTGGCGCGCTACGAGCGCGAGGAATATGCCGGCTACCGGCGCGTCAACGCGTGGCTCGCCCACCGTCTCATCAAGCTGCTCGAGCCCGACGACATCATCTGGGTCCACGACTACCATCTGATCCCGTTCGCCGAAGCGCTGCGTTCCGAAGGCATCACGAACCGCATCGGCTTCTTCCTGCATATCCCGTTTCCCGCGCCGCAGATCCTGCTCAACATCCCGCCGCATGAAGAGCTGGCGAAGTCGCTGTGCTGCTACGACCTGCTCGGTTTCCAGACTGCCACCGACGAGCTCGCCTTTCACGACTACCTTGTGCGCCACGCGCGCGGCAGCGTGACGGCCGACGGTCACGCGGAAGCCTTTGGACGCCGCCTGCGCACGGGTGTCTACCGGATCGGCGTGTTCCCCGACGAGATTGCCGAGCAGGCGCAGCGCTACGAGAGCCGTCAGCATGTACTCGATCTCAAGCAGAGCCTCGAAGGACGCAAGCTGATCATGAGCGTCGACCGGCTCGATTATTCGAAAGGCCTCGTCGAGCGGTTCCGCGCCTTCGAGCATCTGCTGGAACGCTCGCCGGAGTGGCGCGGCAATGTCACGCTGGTGCAGATCGCGCCGCCCACCCGCTCCGACGTCGCCACTTATCAGCAGATCCGCCAGGACCTTGAATACGAAGCAGGTCGCATCAACGGCCGCTATTCGGGCCTCGACTACACGCCGATCCGCTATCTGAACCAGCGTTATGACCGCTGGAAGCTGATGTCGCTGTTTCGCGAGTCGCAAATCGGCTTCGTCACGCCGTTGCACGACGGCATGAACCTGGTCGCCAAGGAGTACGTGGCGGCGCAGAACCCCGACGATCCAGGCGTGCTCGTGCTGTCGGTCTTCGCGGGCGCGGCGGCTGAACTGAGCGGGGCGCTGCTGGTGAATCCACATGACGCAGTGGGGATGTGCGAAGCGCTGCAGCGTGCGCTGTCCATGCCGCTCGAGGCACGTCAACGGCGTCACGAGATCAATATGGAAGCGCTGCGCAAGAACGATCTCGGTGTGTGGCGCGACTCATTCCTGCACGACTTGCGCAGCGTCCCGCTGCATGGGGCGGGTGCCGCGGGGCGGTCGTCCTGA
- a CDS encoding Rap1a/Tai family immunity protein: protein MLRALICASALAVPLTAAAFTGGDLNKLCEKTDVASRSACAAYIEGAADGVFNTIDAIGGTTGPRVGQYFCLPPDARSQQLTDAVRKYIAENPNAVGYNASTAISLGLGKAFPCRSGE, encoded by the coding sequence ATGCTGCGGGCTTTGATTTGCGCCAGTGCGCTTGCCGTACCGCTAACGGCAGCCGCATTCACGGGAGGCGACCTCAACAAGCTGTGCGAGAAAACGGATGTGGCATCGCGTAGCGCGTGCGCTGCGTATATTGAAGGCGCGGCCGACGGCGTCTTCAACACGATCGACGCGATCGGCGGCACCACCGGCCCAAGGGTCGGCCAGTATTTCTGCCTGCCGCCGGACGCGCGCTCGCAACAGCTGACCGATGCGGTGCGCAAGTACATTGCGGAGAATCCAAACGCGGTGGGTTATAACGCCAGCACCGCAATTTCGCTGGGGCTCGGCAAGGCGTTTCCCTGCCGAAGCGGCGAGTAA
- a CDS encoding ankyrin repeat domain-containing protein, whose protein sequence is MLASLRRGAARVSRVALAGGFACAALAALPAHAAPADTMIKAVKFDDVSEVNKQLSHGMDPNLTDDQGIPLLVLAAREKSDKVVAALIANPKTNIEITDKAGENAMMMASLNGDINIVQTLIAKDAEVNKKGWAPLHYAAANGHDDIVKLLLDHSAYVDAGSPNGTTPLMMAARGGHVSTVKLLLDNGADLNVKNQIGMNALDFAKQYKEPDVVEGLTARMQQTQQK, encoded by the coding sequence ATGCTCGCGTCGCTGCGCCGAGGCGCTGCCCGCGTGTCGCGCGTCGCGCTGGCCGGCGGCTTCGCCTGCGCGGCGCTCGCCGCTTTGCCGGCTCACGCCGCCCCGGCCGATACGATGATCAAGGCCGTCAAATTCGACGATGTCAGCGAGGTCAACAAGCAGCTTTCGCACGGCATGGACCCGAATCTGACCGACGACCAGGGTATCCCGCTGCTGGTATTGGCTGCCCGCGAGAAGTCCGACAAGGTTGTCGCGGCACTGATCGCCAACCCGAAGACCAACATCGAGATCACGGACAAGGCCGGCGAAAACGCCATGATGATGGCCTCGCTCAATGGCGACATCAACATCGTGCAAACGCTGATCGCGAAGGACGCCGAGGTCAACAAGAAGGGCTGGGCGCCGTTGCACTACGCGGCCGCCAACGGTCACGACGACATCGTCAAGCTGCTGCTCGACCACTCCGCTTACGTCGATGCCGGCTCGCCGAACGGCACCACGCCGCTGATGATGGCTGCGCGCGGCGGCCATGTGTCGACGGTGAAGCTGCTGCTCGACAACGGCGCCGACCTGAATGTAAAAAACCAGATTGGCATGAACGCGCTCGACTTTGCCAAGCAGTACAAGGAACCGGATGTCGTCGAGGGCCTGACGGCGAGAATGCAGCAAACGCAACAGAAGTAA
- a CDS encoding TatD family hydrolase: MFVDSHCHINFEGLGDRLPQVIENMRSHSVTHALCVSVDLESLPSVLAVAEAYENVFASVGVHPDHEDAQEPSVAELVELAKHPKVVAIGETGLDYYRLEGRTIADMEWQRERFRTHIRAAHATGKPLIIHTRSSSEDTLRIMAEERAGEPGGVMHCFTEPWAVAQQALAQNFYISLSGIVTFKSATEVQDVARRVPLERLLIETDSPYLAPVPYRGKPNEPAYVSYVGRFIAQQREMPDAALGAATTENFFRLFRIPAAAAA, translated from the coding sequence ATGTTTGTCGATTCGCACTGTCACATCAACTTCGAAGGACTCGGCGACCGTCTCCCGCAGGTCATCGAGAACATGCGCAGCCACTCGGTCACGCATGCGCTGTGCGTGTCCGTCGACCTCGAAAGCCTGCCGTCCGTGCTGGCGGTTGCCGAGGCGTACGAGAACGTCTTCGCTTCGGTCGGCGTACACCCCGATCATGAGGATGCCCAGGAACCAAGCGTGGCCGAGCTGGTCGAGCTGGCCAAACATCCCAAGGTGGTGGCGATCGGCGAGACGGGCCTCGACTACTACCGCCTCGAAGGCCGCACGATCGCCGACATGGAATGGCAGCGCGAGCGCTTTCGCACTCATATCCGCGCTGCGCATGCCACGGGCAAGCCGCTGATCATCCACACACGCTCGTCGTCGGAAGACACGCTGCGGATCATGGCCGAAGAACGCGCGGGCGAGCCGGGCGGTGTGATGCACTGCTTCACGGAACCGTGGGCTGTCGCCCAGCAGGCGCTGGCGCAGAATTTTTACATCTCGCTGTCGGGCATCGTCACGTTCAAGAGCGCGACGGAGGTGCAGGACGTCGCTCGCCGCGTGCCGCTCGAGCGTTTGCTGATTGAAACCGACTCACCGTACCTCGCTCCGGTGCCTTATCGTGGCAAGCCGAATGAACCTGCGTACGTAAGTTATGTCGGACGCTTCATCGCGCAACAACGCGAGATGCCGGATGCGGCGCTGGGCGCCGCAACGACCGAAAACTTCTTCCGGCTCTTCAGGATTCCCGCAGCAGCCGCCGCGTGA
- a CDS encoding GNAT family N-acetyltransferase: protein MSLSYRDATLDDLPAIVAIYNSTVPSRLVTADLEPVSVESRLAWFHAHGPEKRPLWVVEDGDRIIAWLSFSDFYGRPAYLRTAEVSIYLDEAARGKGLGKQLLAEALSAAPGLGIHTVLGFIFGHNEASLRLFRGFGFGEWGALPRVAVLDGIERDLLILGRRIDSAA from the coding sequence ATGAGCCTTTCGTACCGCGACGCCACACTCGACGATCTGCCCGCCATCGTCGCCATTTACAACTCGACCGTGCCGTCGCGCCTGGTCACCGCGGATCTGGAGCCGGTGAGTGTCGAGAGCCGGCTCGCCTGGTTTCATGCCCATGGTCCGGAAAAGCGGCCGCTGTGGGTGGTGGAAGACGGCGACCGGATCATCGCGTGGCTGAGCTTTTCGGATTTTTACGGCCGCCCGGCCTATCTGCGGACGGCCGAGGTCAGCATCTATCTGGACGAAGCAGCACGCGGCAAAGGACTCGGCAAGCAGTTGCTGGCCGAGGCGCTGTCGGCCGCGCCGGGGCTCGGCATCCATACCGTGCTGGGCTTCATTTTCGGCCACAATGAAGCGAGCCTGCGCCTGTTCCGCGGCTTCGGCTTTGGCGAGTGGGGTGCGCTGCCGCGCGTCGCGGTGCTGGACGGCATCGAGCGCGACCTGTTGATTCTCGGCCGGCGGATCGATTCCGCTGCCTGA